TCTACGTGTGCTAATATAAATGCATATTCCTTTGGCTTTATCCATTAGCTCCCTTTTCCCCCATTTCACCTCTTTGGTTCTTTTGGACCTGTTTTTAGACTTCTATCTGACatttttaatgtaatatttacttgtttttcaattttggtTGCTACTGTCATAGtctataatatttgtttttcttcatatttccaGGCTCTAGAAAGTTCTTCTCAACAGCATCAGCAAGTTGAACCAGATCCCACCTCTTCAGAGTATGCAGGGAGCTCATGGGATGATTTATCAGATGGGGATTCTTTTTCTGATGAAGTAAACACCGTTCATTGtgctttgatattttgtttttcagaGTTTGCTATTTGATTCATCTTATCATCATGCTATTTTGGGTCTTAAGTGTAATGTACTCGGATTGTTTCTATTCTGCGACAGGGTATGTGGTAATAGACTTGATACCTTTTTTAAAACATGAGATAAATTCATATGGTTTGTGTTTTTTCCTTGTGGAGATTCTGAGTAACTtataaaatttctcttttgtctacttcaaagaaaaatgaaagtatCTTTGTCGTGTTTCCACTTGCTTTTAAATGCATTTATCGGAGGCCTGGAATTGAATGTCGTAGGAGCAAGTATTTTGCTGGCTATGTATTTTAAGTTATGGgatgattgttgtttttttgcaGGAAATGCCAAAATCTGTTTCTAGGAATGATGATACACTGCTGTCTCTGGTAAACATGGGATTCAAGGAAGAGGAGGCTTTAATGGCCATAGAAAGATTAGGTGTGCTTCGTATTATTCACTCTTGTATTTGTTCAAGGCTTTTTGCtttttaattttgcaaaaaTGCTAGACCTTTTTGCTTGAGTTGGTTCTTGTTGAATATTCCATGCCATCTTCACTTGATTTCCAATACCTTGATTCAGTGTTAATCGCGGAAAATAGCAGATTGTTACCATTCCCTATGCAACACTGCTACATCGTCACTATAGCCTCTGATTTACAACCATTTATACTAAATAGCGTATCACGGAACAATAACGGTTTGTCTAAATTCTGCTACGGTATAGCAACGCCGCTATAGCTGTGCTATTTTACAACACTGCCTTGATTTCTGTCCCCTGGAAAAGAAAACTTAGAGCCATTTTATGAACTTCTCAACAAGTACATATAGGACAAAAGTTGAAATGGTCTTGTAATGACTGAGTTTTTGAATAAGTATACATTGAGATCAGACCATTTCATTGGACTCGCTGTTATTTCATAATACTATAGGCCTAGACTCCTCACTTGACGACCTGGTCGATTTTATCGGTGTTGCTCAACTGGTGAAAGAAGAAGATTCCCTTCTGCCTCCTGAAGATAAGGTAGTAAGTTTATGCATatgtttttctgattttttttccttacaatAATTTTATCTACCATTCATATGTTACATTTTGAACTTAATTTTTGACAGCAACAATGCAGTGGGCATTCAAAACCAAGAAAGCGTAGTCTTTATGAATATGAAGTGCTAGGAAAGAAAAAACGAAAGGTGTCCGACAAGAGAACTCCATGTGAAGAGGAGGATGATGGCCAAACACTTAATCTGCCTAACCCAATGATGGGGTTTGGGGTTCCCAACGAGCCAAAGTCTATAATTACACACCGGACACTCCCTGAGAATGCTATTGGACCTCCCTACTTCTACTATGAAAATGTGGCACTAACACCGAAAGGTGTTTGGCAAACAATATCTAGGTTTTTGTATGACGTGCAGCCGGAATATGTAgactcaaaatatttttgtgcTGCGGCTAGGAAAAGGGGATATGTTCACAATCTCCCTATTGCCAATAGATTCCCGCTTTTACCTCTTCCACCACGGACAATACTTGATGCATTCCCCCTATTGAGGAAATGGTGGCCATCATGGGATCCTAGAAAAAACCTGAATTGTTTGCAAACGGTACATGGCAGTGCACAAACCACCGACAGAATCCGGAAAAAGCTGGAAAGTTGTGAAGAATTTGAAGAACCATCGGAATCTGTCAAGAAGTATGTTTTGGAACAATGTCGGAAATGGAATTTGGTATGGGTGGGCAAGAATAAAGTTGCCCCCCTAGAGCCCGACGAAGTGGAAATGCTGCTGGGCTTCCCTAGGAATCATACAAGGGGGGGTGGAATCAGTCGGACCGACAGATTCAAATCACTTGGAAATTCTTTCCAGGTATTAaaatactctctctctctctctctctctctctctctatatatatatatatatatatatatatatatatatatttctgatACGTCTGTTGGTAGAAATAAATAAGGCATAATAGGCTTATTTGGTGGTAATTAGAATTGGGAGTGCATTAGATCTCTCAAATATCAAGTGAAAGGGAATCTGTGTGTTCTTTCTGTTCATTGGCAACAATACGTTCTTTCTATTCATAATCTAAAACAGTTTTTATCAGACCAATAAACTTTGAATAAAACGTTAAAATAGATTTTGGTGCAACAAGTCTCTACATAGAATTGCTTTCATTTACAGCGCATCAGTGGCATTTTTGTGTTTTACATTGTATTCAGCATAATTTTGTCCAagtgccaatttttttttctaatactaTTTATTTTCGTTGTTTTTCCCTGTGAAACTTTCCAATAGATTGTGATAGCAAGTTACATTGTTTTTCTCTATAAAAGAAATTTGTGGCTTATGCATTTAAGTTTTCCGTGTACAATTCGTTTTCCTTATGT
Above is a genomic segment from Medicago truncatula cultivar Jemalong A17 chromosome 5, MtrunA17r5.0-ANR, whole genome shotgun sequence containing:
- the LOC11415587 gene encoding DNA (cytosine-5)-methyltransferase DRM2, which codes for MGDDSSLESDNFDWNTDDELEIESFNSLSSTVPSRQTITAASVEASSFAGPSNTKVLDHFISMGFPGEVVSKVIQEYGEEDEDKLLEEILTYSALESSSQQHQQVEPDPTSSEYAGSSWDDLSDGDSFSDEEMPKSVSRNDDTLLSLVNMGFKEEEALMAIERLGLDSSLDDLVDFIGVAQLVKEEDSLLPPEDKQQCSGHSKPRKRSLYEYEVLGKKKRKVSDKRTPCEEEDDGQTLNLPNPMMGFGVPNEPKSIITHRTLPENAIGPPYFYYENVALTPKGVWQTISRFLYDVQPEYVDSKYFCAAARKRGYVHNLPIANRFPLLPLPPRTILDAFPLLRKWWPSWDPRKNLNCLQTVHGSAQTTDRIRKKLESCEEFEEPSESVKKYVLEQCRKWNLVWVGKNKVAPLEPDEVEMLLGFPRNHTRGGGISRTDRFKSLGNSFQVDTVAYHLSVLKEMYPNGINLLSLFSGIGGAEVALHRLGVPLNNVVSVEKSEVNRNIVRSWWEQTNQKGNLIDIDDVQQLDAERLEQLMSACGGFDLVVGGSPCNNLAGSNRVSRIGLEGTESALFYDYFRILDLVKAMAPRFQ